Genomic window (Spirosoma sp. KCTC 42546):
CTGCCTGTTCTGTAAGCCCCTGCCCCAGCCGAACCGTGTCGCCCTGGCATAACGTTAAGCTAGGCAAAGCAGGCAAAGGCGTAATACTCTGATTCATAACCGTTACCGTATCAACCCGACACCCATTAAAATCCAGATAATAATCCTGTGATGCTCCCGCTGGCGGTAGAGTCGAAACGGTCGGATTTACACCGTTGGGGTTGTCTAAGCCTAGTGTTGGTGTCCAGCTGTATGTGTTCGTTGATACATTGGCGTAGGCCTGTGGTAAGGAAACAGGTCCAAGTTTCACCGTCGGATTACCGCACGTAAACACGGTTCGGGAAGGGAGTGATACACCGAAATAAACAGTTTTCAGGGTATCGTAACTGGTACATCCCCGGCTATCTGTCACACTCAGCAGAAAGTTACCCTGCTCCGTCGTCGTTAGCGAAATAGGCATTGCCGCCGTAGCGACCGTACCCGAAAGCACAGGAGCACCACCCGCCAGCAAACCAAGTGTATAGACATAGGCTCCCTGATCGCCATCAGCACCGGTTGTAATGGCAGCAGTTACGGTAAGCGTCGACTCGTTGCAAAAACCGTAGGGTTTACTTGCCAGATCTGTTGAATGAGCTTTATTAGCCGATACCGTGTATTCAATGCTATTACTGTAGTTCGTCACATCACAGCCCGCGACGGGCGAACAGCTTGCATCAAAAGGCGTCAACTGAACGGCCCTCCGGAAAAAAGTTGATCCCCCACCCGATAAGGAAGCCGGTGTATAGTCTTTCGAGTTTGCGCCGGGAATATTGGTCCATGGTCCAGCCGCAGAAGCACTGCTTTGCCATTGGTAATACAGAGAAACAGGGGCAGGATTCGCATCGAAGCCTCCTCTTACGAACGGAGTTGTATACGTTGGCTTAGACCCTGTTATGGGAAACAAGCCAGCTCCCTCACAGTACGAAGTAATCGTTGCGGCAATCGTATTCGTGTTGTCTACATACTTCGCATAGGTAAACGCGGTCAGATAAACGGTGGTGGCCTGCGGATTGGCAACCAGATTATAACCACTCAGGCTGGAGGTTCCATTGTCGGCCAGGCCAGTTGGTGTCACCGGATACAAGGTATGCGAACCAGCCGTAGCCAGGATCGTTGCCCGGCAACCCTTTAGCTCAACATCGTAAGCACCAGTGGTACTCCCATTCTCCCCAGTATTTAAGTAGGTTGCATAAAGGACTTTATCAAAATCACAGTCAATAACCTGGTACATGGCATTGCCAGCACCAAAAATGGAGTACAATGCGCCCGGCGTTGGGCTGACACTGGAGGCCGCATTGGCTTTTCCACTGATATGCACCCGCCCCTGAGCATCAAGTTCCATATCCGACGCTTCCACACTTCCGTTACCAACCACTACGCTCCGAATAACCGAGGTTAGGGTCGGGTTAAATTCCGTCAGGGTAAGCTGGCCCGGCGTCCATGCTCTATTGGGAGATGAACCGACCGTTACGAATTCTGAGGGAGTCGTAATAACTCCCATCACCACCAGATTCCCGTTAGGCCGCTTGCGAATACCCTGAATCTGGGTACCGGGTAAGGCCGTTGATTGCAATAGTTGTCCCGAAGCTCCATAATGCGCGATATATCCCACCTGATTGGTAAGCGAAACGTTCGAATAAGCAGCTCCCGGCGTTATGGGCAATATTGCCCCGTTGCCATTGCGGTAGGTGGCGTAAAAACTACCATCACTATCAGGCGTAATATCAGTAGCGTATTGAACAGGTACAGAAGCGCTTGTCGAATAATAAGACGCGTAACGGAGTGTGCCATCAGCGTTAAAAATGGCCATATATGGATCATCATCGCCACCTTTCGGAGCCGACTGATAAGCACCAGGGGTAGTCGGTAAAACGCCGGATCCGCTGTTTTGCAACATTAGAATCATGGAGCCATCAGCCGTGACAATCAGATTCTGAAAATAGGGCGCTTCGTTCCAAAGGCGCACACGTACATTGGAGGAGCCGCCAACCGCACCCAGATATGTACCATAAGTAATGGTCTTTCCGTCGGGCGATAGCTTCATTAACACGGCTAAATTTCCACCCGCCGTATTAGGCCGACTCGTTTGAAAACCGTTTGGTGTAATAAGGGCAGAAGCAGGTGCCCCTCCATTTGTTACGCACAGGAGGACTAGTTCACCTGATGGAGAAAACTCAAAGGCCAGGGGGGTGAAACTACTATTCTCTCCATTAAAAATCCGTACCCATTCGAGGGTATTTCCATCGGGCGAATACTTTGACAAAACGGCGTTATAGCCATCACCCGGCCCAGATAAAGGAGGACCAAACTCTTTGATATCGGCTACAGAATAGCCCGAAGCGTTGTTCCGTCCCTCTGTTAATACATAAATAGACCCACCTGGCCCAATTTTTTGGATAGCTCCCTGATTGGAAGATTTATTAGAAATAGCCGTACTCCATTGAAGTGATTGAGCTTGTGTTACGCTACAAAAAAGGCAGAGCAGGCCAAAAATGCAGATTGATACAACTCGAATGCCCAACTGAACAAACTGGGTTGGCGCATGTTCCCAAAAAGCATCTTTGTTATTTTTCTTATTGTAATGAAGTTGGTGGAACCTAGAATCAGTAAAGTTGAACATAGAGAGGTGTAGTCAATATATAGATGTAAAATCACCAAATGGAGATAGCCTTTGTACTCCTCAAATGGATACAAAGGCTGTGCCAAATGGACAATTGACCATATGGGCGCATTATTAATCTATACCTCTATGCCTATTGGGTTATCCTGATTTCTAATCCGTATACTTAGTGTTTTAACTTTCCACTCCTATTCACTCCAATTGTAGAGTTACAAATAGCGTACCAATTATAAAACTACGTCACAGAAAACTGTAAAGGAAAGCCAGTAAAGCGGCTAAACACCGTTACTTGAGGTACTTTACGCTACTAATTTGTCACAAAATAGACATAGTGGACTACTTGCAGCAATGTAAAATTGGAAGTAGATTGAGTTTGTATTGCCCTGTCAGCAGAAAACTTGTCTTACAACGAGTTAGGGCAACATCAGGCTATTCGTTAACTTTGGATACTGTGGATCCGACACAGTAAACCAAACGACAATCTGACATGAAAAAGCGTTTCACATTACCCATCCTCTTGCTGGTTCTTCTGGCTAGTCTAAGTCGCGCTCAGACGGCGTCAACACCCAAATTAGTAGGGCCCGAGAAGGGCGCATTGATTATTGTTGGGGGTGGTAGCATGGGGCCAGACCTCTGGAACCGCTTCGTTGAACTGGCAGGCGGTCCCGCCGTAGCGGACATCGTCATTATTCCAACCGCAGGTGAAGATTCGTCGGCCAACACGGCCCCCCGCGAGAAAGAAAAGCTACTCAGTCTGGGCGTAAAAAACATCACCATAATGCACACCCGCGATCCGAAAGTAGCTAACCAGGAATCATTTGTTGCGCCCCTGAAGAAAGCTACCGGAATCTGGTTTGTGGGCGGACGGCACTGGCGGCTGGCCGATTCGTATCTGAATACACTGGCCCATAAAGAATTTAACGCCGTACTGAGCCGAGGTGGTGTCATTGGCGGTACATCGGCGGGCGCTACAATTCAGGGATCATTTATGGTGCGGGGGGATACCAAAGG
Coding sequences:
- a CDS encoding cyanophycinase, producing the protein MKKRFTLPILLLVLLASLSRAQTASTPKLVGPEKGALIIVGGGSMGPDLWNRFVELAGGPAVADIVIIPTAGEDSSANTAPREKEKLLSLGVKNITIMHTRDPKVANQESFVAPLKKATGIWFVGGRHWRLADSYLNTLAHKEFNAVLSRGGVIGGTSAGATIQGSFMVRGDTKGNSIMVGDHTQGLDFIHNVAIDQHFLRRNRQFDLIEVIKARPELLGIAIDEGTAIVVQQNTFEVIGSSYIAIYEANQIANSTKYPSGQNSTGGPFYFLSKGQKFDLQTRKVMDTRPQRPNEPAK